The Glycine max cultivar Williams 82 chromosome 3, Glycine_max_v4.0, whole genome shotgun sequence sequence TGCTGAGGCATTTCTTCGATGATTGGCCACGATCACTCCAAGACTCTGACAACGTTGAAAACAATGCTGCTGCTGGCCGTAGCCTCTCTATTTCAATGCCCGGTGCTTCCTCGGATGTGTCATTGAAATTGTCCACGGGCTATGGAGAGGACTCGGGCCCAGGAAATGAGAATGTAAGCCTCGAGCCAGAGCAGCTGCAGTTGAATTGGGCCGGAGGATGGGCCTCGTCTAATCAAGTGGCTTCGATGGGAGGTCCACTTGCTGAGGCACTCAGATCATCTACTTCAACCTCATCTCCCACTAGTGTTTTGCATCGTCACTTGCCTCGTGGATCTGAGACCAGCTTTATTAGCACCTGAATTTAGTTATAGTGGGTGCCCCgattatttttctgtttcttgTTTCGAGGTTTAAGTTCCACTTTTGGAGCATTCTTGGACCACGGTTATGTTCTTTTCAAACTGTGTAGACTACTTTTGTTTCTAAGTGGGCGATGAAAGGATATGGTCGGTCCCTGGTTGGATTAATTCGAAGTAATACTAAATTGTCAATTAACAATCACATTTTCTTTatgaaagtactttagttcctCAGAATTCAGTGAAATAACTAGTTAGTCAAATATGTACTCAAAACACCTGTCTCTAAGTGCTGATTTCCCTTCCCCCTTCTccaattattttttgataaaaaaaacatctgaGCCCCTTAATGTAACTGCATACGGAAACTCGATAACAAGGATAAAAGAACAATATTAATGAACAAAGCAGAACGGAAGCGAGATGATTCTAATGCAGCCAGTGTAAGCAAATGCGGGATATTGAAACTTCCTCGAGAAATCATCTATACGAGACGATAACAATTGAGGCCTATTTTGTTGGAgaatagtatatttttaatacataattTCTAAAATACTATATTATAATCTGTTTCTTATGTTCGGAGTATGTTGGCAGCACTCCTTTCAAAGTTAAACAGTGAAAGAAGCTTTGCTTGCTCCAATCTCCTCAAATCACTTGTACCAGCAGGAGGTGAACTCATggaattagaataattttttttttatctatagaaattaaacagaatataaaatttacaatattaCATATCTGTTTAATCAATTGAGCTAAATAGCTAAATCCTAGAATAATATTTACTTCCCGAACATTAGACTGATAACTATTATCATTTTTGCCACTTGGTCATCGCAACcgcaaaaaaaaaggaaattgacAAGTGATAATGAatataattcattattattatttaaaagaaaatagatacAGTAggcaattatttaattttttttatgaccgTGTACATTGTCTTTATTACACTGCATAGAATACTTTGAATTGCTACAACtcaacttttaaatataaaggaAACAGTtaaccaataaataaaaataatctaaagGAAACATCTATAAAAGCCTCCTGCAAAATTTCCCACGGTAAAATCCTTCCAACTCTTAAACAGAGTAAGCACTTTATGAAGATTGATACGTGCATAGGTACATTGAGTCTCAGGTTCGCGGACCATAGCTTTGTTGATTCACATTTGTCAATCGTGACGCAACTTATACATGTCAAGACGTTAAAtcctaaaaagtaaaaacaggaAGATGGGTGTGATATCACAACTTATTACCTAGCAAGGCACATGTACAAGATTTCGAGGCTAGTCTCCTGCTCTCAACTAAAGATGAACTAGCGCTTTATTTATTCCACTTCAATTCAGCTTCTTTGTTGTTTCAGTGTCGGTTAATCCACCAGACGTTGGTTGGCTAGTTTGATTAGGGATTTACTGCATCCATGCCGTTGTGCACTTGTAACATTTCAGCATCCCAGAAAATTGTCATCAAGGATCAACTGGCTCTGGTTCAGCTTCATCTGCTAGGGCAGGTTCAGCTTCATCTGCTAGGGTAGGTTCAACATCATCTGCAAGGGCATAAACCACTGCTGTTCTAGAAGGTGCATAGATAAGAAAGGATCGAGGTCGGTCATCATACCATCCTTCCTGTAAAATCACCCAAGAGAATTCAAGAAGTTTGTTTATTCGATTGAGATagtcaaaatgataaaattaggtCAGCAAGAATGTAAAAGAACACAAATAGGAAAATACAAACAAGACAAACACAACACACAGGTCCATGCCAGAGCATGGTGCACACTCAGACACAAGTTTAGAGAAGTTCCATACTGAGGTGAAGTACTCAGCAGTGTGATTGAGCCGACTGAAGCCACCGAACAAGGCATCATCTGAATCCAAGACAATCTGGAAAAAGGAAATGCATAAACCCATTATTAAACATTCTCAAacttaggaaaagaaaaaaaaaggaaataatattGGTATTGGTCATAATGTTGGAAGCATTAGCTTCCAGTGATGGTATCGGTAGTACTATCGTATCAAAAGTACACAGTAGGACCAGACCATCCATAGATGGAATTGGAGAAAAGAGTGTAAAATTAGATTACTAAGTTTTTTGGGGGACCTTTTGCTCATTGTTCTAGATTAAACTTCCATTAAGATGAGCTTCagtttgatgatttgaattttgtgaACAGGGGAAGGCACTTTTGCCTAAACAACTCCAAGTAGAATGAGCAGTTACCAATATTGATATGTCTGAATGTTGGACACCATAGTTAAAGAAGTGCATTTGATGATAGATAGGGCCAAtgatttcaataataatatgcACTTACATTGAGAAAGAGGATTAACTTGGTCCAACAAAGGGTTTTATGATTTAAAACTTAATCCACGTATTTCCTGAATTGGGATATGAGTTAGGAGACTAACCAGACAAATGACGAAAATGATGTTTCTTGAGATGAAATAACAGATGGTAGCTTTGCATTGTTATAAAGAACTTCTAATATGACCATTATAGTCTTGCCAGAGAATGACACACAGATATACCTTATATTTCCCAGGGGTTGAACAGCCAACTCTGTAATCTGAATAGCTGTTGTTCCAATGAAAATTGAAGACAAAGATGAGGTTGCCCCTTTCGAAGACTATAATTTTGTCACCTTCATTTTTCCGTGAAATATATTGGTGCTCAGCAGTCATGAACTGCAGCAAAAAGGTAAGTACTAAGTACAGTTATTTTTCCTTAACTGCTTCTACCATGGGGGATAACAACCCTaggttaaaaatttaaaatactattaGTACTTAGGTTACACAACCATGTGTGTATGAACTGtcttggaagaaaaagaaaataaaaaatctgctTTCACAAGTGTCTATtgttattatgattatgatgatgatcatgGTGTACTCAAAACTTTACACGTGCTATCTCCAATGATGAGCAATAGCCATAAAATCAAAGTTAGATAACTTTCCAATAGAGATTTCATTAGGACAGTTCATTGACATGGGAAATAGGAGAGGCAGGCAAAAAATGAAGACTTACACCAAACTTTTCTTCTAGATGCTGCATGGCCTGATCAAATTCTTGCATCCCTCGATATCTTAGATAGTCCGCATCACCCTGATTAAGCAGTACAGAAGATAAGTTTTGTAACTTTGAACTATTGCCTTTGTAAattgttctttttctcttttccgaCAACAAGTACATGTACTGTATGTTTAATGTCAAAGTAATGTAAATAGTAAACAAAACAAAGCATATATTTTGATAGTTTTGTCCACAAAATTGAGATTCTATCAGGCAACAattcatcataatctttttcGGATTTTTTAGTTCTATATATAAACATCTTGCCCTACCTGGAGCAGGACTCtagtttcattttctcactCCATGTGTTTAACtgttagcaactttatttgacTTTCATGACATGCATTGTCCGAGATACACATCACAAACAAGTCATGTGCTAGTTTCATCATTACTCCAGGTATTTCAACTGTTCAAATACATCATCTTACTTTAGTAATTGTTACTAAATTAGGACAGTAATTTTCAGGAACAAAGAAACATGCTCTACATTTCAGTGGAAGAGGCATCCATGTTGATTATGTAATGGTTTGTAAGAAAACTGGAGCAATCAACAGTAGCAAAGAAAATACGGAAAGAGAACAATTTTGCCATAGATATCATGGTCATCTAGTTTGTcacacaaatataaaaaatccttGGTCCTTAGAGAACTTTGACTAGCATGCTAGCTAGTTGGTACATCAAATTATCCTTGTATTCACAAGAAAGAAAGAGTTGCATGACTCTCATTTCTCTAATCTTCAAACATGTTCACATATGATCAGTATGGTTTATAATTCATCAGTAATAAGATAAACACATTTTGCCACAAAGTAGTTCTTAACTAACTGAAATCTCATAAAACATAAACAGTAAACAGTGGGAATATAAATTAGTAATTGCACAGGTCCTGAATCAAGGAATCATGAACTTACCAAGTCAAATCTACGCCTGCATTTATCAAAACTGTTGTTATTCCCTGGAACTATTACGCCAGTAGGAAGATGTTGATCACCCCTTGGAAAATCAATCCACTCTGAAGAGAGCAACAATGAATGAGCAATGCTAAACTTAACTTGATAACATAAAATCTAACAACTGGTCATATCATTATTGAATCTCTAAGTAATGACATGACAAAAGTCAAATATGATTACCAGGATGGCCAAATTCATTccccataaaatttaaatacccTTCACCACCAAGACCCATGGTAATAAGCCTAATCATTTTGTGCAACGCTATACCACGATCTATAATAGGTGTGGATGGTCTGTCTAAAGCCATGAAGTCATACATATCCTGAAGCAGCCAACAGAACATTAGTAAAATATTTGTCAAATGACAAACTGCAGCAATACACTTATAAAGCAAACACAAGTGTCCTTAAATGATTTGACAGAAGCAAAGTAAGAACAAAGAATTAAAGAAACAGCCAGAGAATGGATGCTGTATCAGACATTCTTTCTAAGCTGATACTCAACATGAGAAGCTGATTGCAAATGCGTATGATATGTTTCCATAAGATTTACAATAGTCAAGCAAGTCTTTTTTATATGCTGTAAATAAGAACTTCATTGCAGCATGCAGGTTTCAAATGGATGAGAACACAAAACATTGGAGAGATAAACACCTTGTCCATCAACCAAAATGCAATTGTCTTGTCACCAACCAAGGCCTGGTCATGACTTTCAGCATAAGCTACACATTTTTCCAGCCACCTTCTGTTTGTTAATGTGTGGACAATATCACCCATTTTCCAGTCTTCATCATTCTTCCTACACAAAAGGACACCGCTGAAATTACACATGATTTTCTTTTCACACTACTTACAAACAGTAAGAACGAATGACAGTGGTCATTGGAGATGAAATGATGAGATGGAGTTTAGGATTTGAATAACTTGCAACTAGTGTGAAAACATAAGGCACCTAGAGGGTATTTGACTATTTGTAGCCcaaagataaagaaaattcaagacaaatcactattctaattctaataaaatataaaaattcttgAAAAATCATAATTCCTAATTCAGTATAAAATCCTAGTAATATGGTTCTCCTTTCTATGTCACCCACACTCACCTGGTTTAACCCATTTATAGTCCTTCTTTTGGGCCAAGATTGCAAAGCAAGAAAGTGTACTTTATGCACATgccttatatattttatatatacataatcaGGACTATTTAAGAGGAAACATAAGATAACATGCTGTATTTGTGCtacaaaataaaagcaaaaggttACTTGAGAATCTCAATCCACTTGTCTGCAATGGCCATGTGCAGGCGATAATCAAAGCCAACCCCACCATCTTGCGTAGGAAGGCAGAATGTTGGCATTCCACTCACctggaaatggaaagaaaattgaattgtcAACTACCAGttttcatacagtcaaatagaGGGTTCAATCATCATATTGTCTTTTTGTTCACTCAACTCCTAAAACAGTTTGAATAAAATGTTAACAGAAGTACATTAATTCAAAACTTTAAGAGGACAACATACATCTTCACCAATTGTAACAGCCTCAGGGAACAGCCCATGAATGACATCATTAGTCAGCATCAGGTAAATCACAGCATCAACATCAGTTGCAAAACCAAAATACTCATTGTAATTTCCAGTAAATGCTACCTACAGTCACATTCAataatgcaaaagaaaaaaattaaatgattgagAAAGAATATCTAAGTGAAATATAATCTTTCGATTCAAAGGCTAATCACtgctaaaatatatttcatcaGTTCTTCAACACtgattcttttcctttctttttctttgtttatttctttttccccTTTCATATTCATTGATCAAATCAGATATTAGTAGTGTTTGCAACAACTGGTTCTAGATAATTTCTTCAATAGTAAACTGGCTCtagattatattttatcattataaaaaaaaattgaaaatcagtTATTATATGGTAAAAGTCAATTTGGTTGAAAATGCAAAGActaaaggaagcttctcaattATAAGTTCAATGTTCTTAAAGTGAAGAGTTGGAGTAAGAGATGACAGTTGAATATCTTCATAATTATTGTTGAAGATATATTCctaaatatttgtaatttgaatttgaataatttaatatttaggattttttgttatgtttcaAATTTTAGGATATTCAATTAGAATGTACCTCCAATCCATGATGAGTGTACATCATTGATGTAACACCATCAAATCGAAATCCATCAAACTTGTATTCATCCAGCCACCATCTTGAATTCGAGAGTAGATACCTTAGAAcctaaattaagaattaaagtaAGTCACTTACTGTTGAACAGAAGGTACGGAAAATTTTGTCAGAAACTATGCCAATGAATTCTTTGGAGCCAGCACTTACTTCCCAGCTTCCGTAGTTAAAAAGGCGAGAATCCCACATCCAATGATAACCTCGTGACCCAGGATGGAAGTAATGACCATCAGTTCCATCAAACATGTTCAGCCCATCCAATGTATTATTTGATGCATGGCTACATTCATAAGATATTGGTAATCAGGTCTAAGCAGAAACTTAAAATACCATGgataaaatcttataaataatatCATTCATGAAATAATAAGAGGACAAggttgaaaggaaagaaatagagatattggcaaaaataataaaatgaataatatcgTACAAAGTATAACCATTACCTGTGTACAATATCCATCAGAACAAGCAGACCCAGTTCATGGGCTCTGTCTATCAGAGACTTAAGTTCCTCTGGAGTTCCAAATCTGCTGCTAGGTGCGAAGAAATTTGTAACATGGTACCTGCATCATGCagaacaatatttttataatcaggCCCGCAAAATTAGGAGGAAAACACTAATGCACTAAGAAACAAGAAATATAGCACACAAAACTGCCTATTATTGTTTGAATCATATTGGAACCATCAGCAATTTGGGAGCAGAGAAAAATATTGGCAACAGACTTACCCAAAGCTTGCATAATAAGAATGTTCTTGGATAGCCATAATCTGGACAGCATTATAGCCAAGCCTTTTAATTCGAGGCAATACATCATCTCTAAAATTGACATATGTGTTGATTTTTGGCTCCTGCACCACATGGTTCACAAAATTGTTAATAGTAGAAGTAGAAAAAGAACTGATACTATACATAGGAACTTTCTTGAACATCATAGATTTAATCTCTAATACTAAACAAAATATTCtattattcaaattcaattaaCATTGACTGTACAAATGAGACCAATGCCTTCATTGCAAATAAGTCATTCAACATAGAATTAagttttcttttacaaaattgAAACTCTAAGCATTTATTGGACATGGAGTCAGATGTTACTAGTGTTGCTTCTGCAAATGGTAAGACAGTTTCACATTATGACAGATTAAAAGAATTTGGAAACAATTAACCATTTGTAGTTTGACATTTctagatagtttttttttttttttgagaataaTCACCAAGCCAGAAAGGTGGCCTGTGAATGTCATTAGGTCAGCCTAGTCATACTTGCCCAAATACATCTATTATGAACACTggaaagaaatatgagaaattgATAGAAACAAAGGAACTGAACAATTTTATTGAATGACagatagtaaaagaaagaattCTCCTCCAAAGGTCTCCCCTTCACAAAGGGTTCCCCCTTTCTTACAAATCTTCTAAATCTCTGAATGAATTCTTCCATCCTTCTTCCccctatttaaatttaatgaaccccctctaactaactaattaGCTTCTCTAACTGTTGCTAACTAATTTTCCCTTCCCTCCTAACAACTTACAATAGCACCATGTTGAAATTCAACAATGTCCCTAGGATTGAAATTCTGAAATTCAATCCTAGTTTTTCCTATTGCCCTGTTCAGTAGGGAGAAGTGAAAAACACCATAAATGTGGTCCTGTTCTGAGATGAGACGCTGAACGGTAAGTGCCTCCATCTGCTTGAGGACCAAATAGAGATCCTGTCCTATTTTCCAATGGCAATTGGGTTGCCCATTTGGGCTTGCTCCATAAGTTCAAAACCTGACCCTAGTTTGTACAATTGTAATGTCCCACCTCTTTCTTCTCAAACCCAAATACTGAGACAAGGTTCGGCTTGGCCCATTAGGTCAAGAATAAGACCCATTTTGCAGAATGCCATTCTGCTCCTTCTTTCTGTTCCTTCTGAACCAATCTTCTAACCCAACAATACACATCTCTCTTGTGCATACCCACGGTGGCTCTGCTGGTAACAATCCACTGGCTGCTGCATGTGAGCTTGTGTCTCATGATGGTATGGGTGAAACCAGTCTCTGTATAATCCCAATCTCGGTGGCTGCTTCCATGAGAAACAACACTGAATCTTCCCTTTCATCCTCCACCTCAATCTGCTCACTTCACATCTTGTAGAACATTGCTACAATGGTCAAGTTTAGTGGGTTTGGAAGTGGAGGAGGAGTGGCCAATATTAGCATAGGTGGGATCCTAGAAAATTTGAACTAACCAATAAACACCAAGAAAGAATCTATTGCTTGAATTGCAGTTGATGCCAAAGTCCTAACTGTGGTTGCAAGTTGTTTTACTAACCACAACATTGAAGCCACCACATGTTCTGGGTGCCTGACCTGAAACATTGGCTATAGGCTTTGTGAGGTAACTATTGTTGTTCTCAACCTATACAACATTTCTTGCCCAAGAATGGTATTCTTCCATGACACAATTGTCTTTTTGTTGTTTCTTGATTTTGTGGACTCTGGCAAATTCCATGTCTATTGAACAGATTGTCCATAATTTTCTTTCACCACAATCTCTTCTACCATCTCACAGCCTCACACAGCTCTATGATGCCATCACTACCCTTTCTTCCTCACTAGAGTCCCTGTTTCTTTATCCCTGGACAAATTCTTGATTTCTCCTTAAATACTTTTCTTGATCTCTAAAGGTGGCATCTCCACCAGTTTTCATCACAATTGAGTACCCACATCTTCATCAACCAATTCAGTATCTTGGGCTCAGGAGTGGTGAAATCCCATGAGTGACGTTGTAATCCATAATTGTTGGTCACCTCTTTCAAGTACAATGCTGCATTCTCCATTCTTCCCTAACCTGACTAGAGATCCAGCAGATTGGACCAATTGTTACAAACCCAggaaagaaatatgagaaattgACAGAAATCAACAAAGAaactgaaagttttactgaatgattcataatatgttaaaaaaattctcacCCAAGAGTTTCCACTTCACAAAGGGTTTATCCTTTCTAACAAATGTTTAACATCTATGAATGAATCCTTCCACCCACCCTTGTTCCCCCTATTTGTATCTACTTATCCCCTCTAATTAACTAACTTCTCTAACTGTTACTACCTAACTTTCTCTCCCCTCTTTCCTAACTCCTATCAATAGCAAATTTAGTTTTGGATGGTGTCTACTTAGTAATGCAAGTCAATTTGATTTCTTCTGGAATAATCATGAATAAAACTTCCTCAAAGCAACCAAATAAAGATAACCATTATCTTGCTCTTTTAAAAGTTAACTGCAGTGGCTATTAAGAGAAAAAGCAACTTTTCCTAGATTATAGGAAAATAATCTGATGGAAACTTGCCCATTACTAGGGTACACAGTAAATAAAGAGGCATAGCCAGGAAGCAATGACTCACAGTGATGGGGCATAACCATCTGTCTATATGGTAGTAGGGACATGAAAAACAAGGAATTAGTAAGGAGGCTAGGagtaaaaaggaaggaagggaaGGAGATCAAGCAAGGCTTGAGACAGACATGCcattcatgataaaaaaatgatcaaacTTTATGATGTAATAAATCATTGACTTTAAAATAAGACAacaaggaaaggaaaaagaaattaatcacTTATTAATATCACATTAAATGCAAGggggctgtttccggattcgaacccatgaccaacaagtcaccaaggcacaactttaccgctgtaccagggctcgccctcactTATTAATATCacattaagaaagaaaaacttgCTCACCGGACTACTCATTCCGATGTGTGACTCATATATTCTAAGTGATTTTGGTCTCTTTGGCAGTGGATGTTTGAAGACATATTTTtcctgtaaaaagaaaaaaaaaaaaaccatttaacACAGTAGTGCATGacagaaaaacagaaaaataaaaaatataagtaaccATCACCTGTTACTTTGAATTATACCCAAGTTTTGTACAGATAACAGGAATTACtgctattaacaaataattttttccacTTGATATGCTAATGTTTTAACAGAACTACCTTCAACATTATTGTGCATTCTGCCAGTTATGAAACATTGTTATATATTGCAGTATTgtctatcttttatttttgcttataaTTAAGAAGAGAAATCATATGCATcttctattatattattatccCTTTGGGAAAAGGAATGGGGGAAATTTTCTCCTAATATGAGAAAAAAGCCAGAGCCAGGGTGGCAATGGcttaaaaatacaacaaaactGTCAACATCATTGCATATCAGCATTAAAAGTTCCATTGAAACCACTACGAGTACCACAAAGAGGCCATAAATACAATTCTATCCATTATGCTAAAAGAGATATTTAGATTTGTCACCTTTTTCTAAGTGTAACCTACATGTAAGAAGTCTAGAATCTTACCTCTTCTGGGGGATCATAGTATATTCCGCTATATGGAATTTCACCAGGTGCCTGTACAGAAAACTTAATCCAAGCAGGAATTGAGTCCTTGATTCCAGAGGGCGTATCCATGCGGATCTACAAATATATGTTTAAGAGATGCTTAGTTCAAGATATCTAGAAACATTTAACATGTATGATTATCCCAGCTAAAATGTTGTCCTTATTCTTTTgtagaataaatataatatgagaATGAAAGTAGTCAAGGACATGATGTCCTGGTAAACGAAacaattaaatacttaaaaataacaactataaagagaaagaaagaccaacTAGCAATGCTTCCTTAGCTTTTCATAATTGGTATGGCTTGCAAGAGCAATGCATACAATAGCAAAAAAATATCTGTAACCTTGAAAATTATAGAGGACAATTTTTCAGATATCACACTTCACTTGCTTGTGATAAACTGAGAGCATTCTTCTTTATACATGCAAGGAATTTTATCTTCTTTCACAGTGTAATTCGtcataaaaaggaaaaacacaaCTCAAAAGCAATGAATATGAGGAACCAGAACATATATTTGGAAAAACCCTGTTACAAATATCATAGATATTAGGGGGTCCAAAATATCTCAGTActtgatatttattttcttatttttcttatttccttttttaggCATAGTTGTTTACCCTATAAAAAGGAGATTGGAGAATGCATTATACACACAattaatatacatttattttactttcaactCCCTCATTATTTGATATAGAATTCATTACCTGTACAAGTACTTAGATGccaaccaaaaacaaaagttagttatttgataaaaaaaagtatatataaaaataagagaaatgatACATGTAAAACAAATTGTACAaccaagagagagaaagagagaaaatagagagatgtttaaaatgtaataaatgatgGGATGGAGAGACATAGACACAaaaataatgttctataaattATTGTATGTGTATCACCTCTAAAAATAAAGACTATCAAGGATTGTATGAACATATATGAAAGATTATTCAAAtccatcaaaataatattttgttaaggAGAAAAATTACCTTGACCCGAGAACCATGAGGAATTGGTGGTGAACCATCCACATTGTTCGGCAAGAAGATCTCCCACACACCAAATTCATTCTGTTAATTTGTCAAAACTAGAACATTTAAGGACTGCCAATaggataaaaaattacaatagtcaattaaaattaagttcAAGTAAAGATATCCATTATCCAGAACCAGAAGTATGTATGATTTGTAACAATCACATTCACATCCATCAGTACAAGCAAGGATTTCCATTTAAAACATGAAATTCCATCATTCTAGCAATATCACTTTTTGTTTAGTGGTGGTGTGTGTGTGGGGAGGGGGATCCAGTGTTACCAAATTCATTGGTTTCCTCTAAGAACCACAAATTAGTTTGTGCATAccaattcataaaccatttgcaAATTTGATTGCTACCATTTGCCATTTCATACACAGAAAATGACAAACTAGAATTGAAGCAGAGGTAGGTGAAGCAAGGTAGTGGAGGTATCGTTGGATGGGTCATGGATAGAGCTTGGAACTCAGCATTGAACTCCATATCAATTCTAATATAATACTATTCAGAGcctcatttctttcttttcttcttcctttactTAAACCTTGTACTTTCAACGGTATCAAGAGACCTATTATTCCAAAGACTACTgcatattaaatgaatcaatcaTTACCCTGTGCGAGGCCAGACCTTCCAAGTATCACCCACTATGATGCACAAAGATGATACATGTATTGGATACAATATGTAATCGATacgattattataaaaatatataggatATGATACAtgcaaaatacatatttaaaaatgtataaaaaatcatataacataataaatatatgattgCAATTCTACAAATCCAGATTAAAAACATACTTCTTGGACaatactaaaaacaaaaaaattataaatcattatcaTAAATATTCACATATAGGGGCTTCTTAATGAAAGAAGTTTGCTGAATTTCACATGTATGAACTTTAAAGACCTAGTAAGGATAACATACCTTGGTCATTACATCTGCATTTGGATTCCAATTGTTGAAGTCTCCAATTAATGCTGCCGACTGAAAATCAATCAATAACATCCATAATGGTTTGCAGAGGAAATAAAAAACCAGCTTTATAGAAATTGCGCAAGTAATTGTCTTCAAATTTAAAGACACACAACATCCAAACAAGATTTTCTTCAAACTTTGTTAGAAAATATAGAATGATATACTATAGAAT is a genomic window containing:
- the LOC100816963 gene encoding 1,4-alpha-glucan-branching enzyme 1, chloroplastic/amyloplastic isoform X1; the protein is MVYTISGIRFPVFPSLHNLSFRGDRRTASLPVFLRNNSFSRKTLAVKSSHDSDSLSSAIAESDKVLIPQDQDNSASLTDQLETPDITSEDAQNLEDLTMEDEDKYNISEAASGYRQIEDGQGSVVSSLVDVSIPAKKMSVSVGRKAKIVSDEVKPKIIPPPGAGQKIYEIDPSLLAHREHLDFRYGQYKRLRYEIDKHEGGLDTFSRGYEKFGFQRSATGITYREWAPGAKSAALIGDFNNWNPNADVMTKNEFGVWEIFLPNNVDGSPPIPHGSRVKIRMDTPSGIKDSIPAWIKFSVQAPGEIPYSGIYYDPPEEEKYVFKHPLPKRPKSLRIYESHIGMSSPEPKINTYVNFRDDVLPRIKRLGYNAVQIMAIQEHSYYASFGYHVTNFFAPSSRFGTPEELKSLIDRAHELGLLVLMDIVHSHASNNTLDGLNMFDGTDGHYFHPGSRGYHWMWDSRLFNYGSWEVLRYLLSNSRWWLDEYKFDGFRFDGVTSMMYTHHGLEVAFTGNYNEYFGFATDVDAVIYLMLTNDVIHGLFPEAVTIGEDVSGMPTFCLPTQDGGVGFDYRLHMAIADKWIEILKKNDEDWKMGDIVHTLTNRRWLEKCVAYAESHDQALVGDKTIAFWLMDKDMYDFMALDRPSTPIIDRGIALHKMIRLITMGLGGEGYLNFMGNEFGHPEWIDFPRGDQHLPTGVIVPGNNNSFDKCRRRFDLGDADYLRYRGMQEFDQAMQHLEEKFGFMTAEHQYISRKNEGDKIIVFERGNLIFVFNFHWNNSYSDYRVGCSTPGKYKIVLDSDDALFGGFSRLNHTAEYFTSEGWYDDRPRSFLIYAPSRTAVVYALADDVEPTLADEAEPALADEAEPEPVDP
- the LOC100816963 gene encoding 1,4-alpha-glucan-branching enzyme 1, chloroplastic/amyloplastic isoform X2, producing MEDEDKYNISEAASGYRQIEDGQGSVVSSLVDVSIPAKKMSVSVGRKAKIVSDEVKPKIIPPPGAGQKIYEIDPSLLAHREHLDFRYGQYKRLRYEIDKHEGGLDTFSRGYEKFGFQRSATGITYREWAPGAKSAALIGDFNNWNPNADVMTKNEFGVWEIFLPNNVDGSPPIPHGSRVKIRMDTPSGIKDSIPAWIKFSVQAPGEIPYSGIYYDPPEEEKYVFKHPLPKRPKSLRIYESHIGMSSPEPKINTYVNFRDDVLPRIKRLGYNAVQIMAIQEHSYYASFGYHVTNFFAPSSRFGTPEELKSLIDRAHELGLLVLMDIVHSHASNNTLDGLNMFDGTDGHYFHPGSRGYHWMWDSRLFNYGSWEVLRYLLSNSRWWLDEYKFDGFRFDGVTSMMYTHHGLEVAFTGNYNEYFGFATDVDAVIYLMLTNDVIHGLFPEAVTIGEDVSGMPTFCLPTQDGGVGFDYRLHMAIADKWIEILKKNDEDWKMGDIVHTLTNRRWLEKCVAYAESHDQALVGDKTIAFWLMDKDMYDFMALDRPSTPIIDRGIALHKMIRLITMGLGGEGYLNFMGNEFGHPEWIDFPRGDQHLPTGVIVPGNNNSFDKCRRRFDLGDADYLRYRGMQEFDQAMQHLEEKFGFMTAEHQYISRKNEGDKIIVFERGNLIFVFNFHWNNSYSDYRVGCSTPGKYKIVLDSDDALFGGFSRLNHTAEYFTSEGWYDDRPRSFLIYAPSRTAVVYALADDVEPTLADEAEPALADEAEPEPVDP